In the genome of Cellvibrio sp. KY-YJ-3, one region contains:
- a CDS encoding TonB-dependent receptor, producing the protein MNTKARFNKKIIATAIASTMLGGFGSYAVAQDDNLEEVMVTGIRASLEASADTKRNSAGVVDAINSEDMGKFPDTNLAESLQRITGVSISRVNGEGSEVTVRGFGGDNNMITLNGRMMPAANAYGGGSGAGGTRGGATRAFDFANLASESVSAVEVYKTSKANIATGGIGATVNIKTARPLDKGGFKASIGGKAVMDSTNRTGDDVTPEISGIVSWADDSDMFGVSLTASQQNRDFGNSNATVNDWNIGRWGTNNLYSFAPGAQITNEPEQGQLYARPNDIRYAYSDSQRERTNAQLTLQFRPQENLTTTVDYTYAENHISEQRGEATIWFANGNSVDRLEFDNSAVASPVLISENVSGKDHGFEQQYREQTNELESLGFNVEWQVNDSFTLALDAHDSTMESLPTGPGKAGEIAFSMGAPVLTSQVVNFSGDLPTFQFVVDDSARGNNNGVLDAGDMGSQVARIFYAAQTTDITQVKIDGSFEFEDGRFDFGVESRAMETVQQASDRYMGLGDWGIANPGEIPADLIQDFNLAGEYDDYNTSASSQIGFKGDARALAQWGVDEYGTSANGYVVAYNPNLSQNNTVEEDTDAFYFQVAVKGELAGMETNYLTGFRYETTDVFSSSDSLLPRYLLWQDNNDFQTVRETNVTVLSGKTSYDHLLPSVDFDIALREDLKARASYSKTIARAGFGDLQASVSNYGTIGSTYLGSRPTANEGNPELVPLESNNFDVSLEWYYDDSSYASVGFFEKRVDNFVGTEQIDKNHFGVLDQTNGPRAEAAAEALISRNIPVDDTSLFVMMAVLDNPTAFPGGANDYVNSSQFQIDVATAYDLIPVAGDPEMVFRTATPVNNKQAKIYGAEFAVQHFFGETGFGVQANYTVVRGDIGFSDETDPSVSQFALTGLSDTANIVGIYENDAFQARLAYNWRDSYLNQTNRGNSKNPLYVEAYSQIDLNVSYNVNEQLTVFFEGLNLTEENIRHYGRSESQLWYLEDLGARYQIGARYNF; encoded by the coding sequence ATGAACACAAAAGCACGGTTTAACAAAAAAATCATTGCCACTGCGATCGCCTCCACCATGCTCGGTGGCTTTGGTAGCTACGCAGTAGCGCAAGACGACAATCTCGAAGAAGTAATGGTAACGGGTATCCGTGCCAGCCTTGAGGCATCTGCTGACACCAAACGCAATTCAGCGGGTGTGGTTGATGCCATTAACTCTGAAGATATGGGTAAGTTCCCCGACACCAACCTCGCTGAATCATTGCAACGTATTACTGGTGTATCTATCAGCCGTGTGAACGGTGAAGGTTCGGAAGTGACAGTGCGCGGCTTCGGTGGCGATAACAACATGATCACCTTGAATGGCCGGATGATGCCTGCCGCCAATGCTTACGGTGGCGGCAGCGGTGCTGGTGGTACTCGCGGCGGTGCAACCCGCGCCTTTGACTTCGCCAACCTCGCCTCTGAAAGTGTGAGCGCGGTAGAAGTTTACAAAACCAGCAAAGCCAACATCGCTACCGGTGGTATAGGTGCAACGGTAAACATTAAAACTGCACGCCCACTCGACAAGGGTGGTTTTAAAGCCAGTATTGGCGGCAAGGCAGTAATGGATTCCACCAACCGCACCGGCGATGATGTAACCCCTGAAATTTCAGGCATTGTGAGCTGGGCAGATGACAGCGATATGTTTGGTGTATCGCTCACCGCCAGCCAACAAAATCGCGACTTCGGCAACTCCAACGCAACGGTCAACGACTGGAACATTGGTCGCTGGGGCACCAACAACCTCTACTCCTTTGCGCCAGGTGCACAGATCACCAATGAGCCGGAACAAGGCCAGTTGTACGCACGTCCTAACGATATTCGCTACGCCTACTCTGATTCACAGCGCGAGCGCACCAATGCCCAGCTGACCCTGCAATTCAGACCGCAAGAAAACCTGACCACCACCGTGGATTACACCTACGCCGAGAACCATATCTCCGAGCAGCGCGGTGAAGCGACTATTTGGTTTGCCAACGGCAACTCGGTAGATCGTTTGGAGTTTGATAACTCGGCAGTTGCCTCGCCGGTGCTCATTTCTGAAAACGTGAGCGGCAAAGACCACGGTTTCGAGCAGCAATATCGCGAACAAACCAACGAACTCGAATCACTGGGCTTTAACGTTGAATGGCAAGTGAACGACAGCTTTACCCTGGCTCTGGATGCTCACGATTCCACGATGGAAAGCTTGCCAACCGGCCCAGGCAAAGCTGGCGAAATCGCTTTCAGTATGGGTGCACCGGTATTGACCTCACAAGTGGTTAACTTCAGCGGTGACCTGCCTACCTTCCAATTCGTTGTAGACGACAGCGCGCGCGGCAACAACAACGGCGTGCTTGACGCCGGTGATATGGGCTCGCAAGTTGCCCGTATTTTCTACGCCGCCCAAACCACCGATATCACCCAGGTGAAAATCGACGGTAGCTTTGAATTTGAAGATGGCCGCTTTGACTTTGGTGTTGAATCGCGCGCGATGGAAACCGTACAACAGGCATCCGACCGCTACATGGGCTTGGGCGACTGGGGTATTGCTAACCCGGGTGAAATTCCCGCCGACCTGATTCAAGATTTCAACCTCGCCGGTGAATACGATGACTACAACACCTCGGCATCATCACAAATTGGCTTCAAAGGTGATGCACGTGCTCTGGCACAATGGGGTGTAGATGAATACGGTACTAGCGCCAATGGTTATGTCGTGGCCTACAACCCTAACCTCTCACAAAACAACACCGTGGAAGAAGACACTGATGCCTTCTACTTCCAGGTCGCGGTAAAAGGTGAACTGGCAGGCATGGAAACCAATTATTTGACCGGTTTCCGCTATGAAACAACCGATGTATTCTCCAGTTCCGATTCACTGTTGCCGCGCTATTTGCTATGGCAAGACAACAACGACTTCCAAACCGTGAGAGAGACCAACGTTACTGTTTTGTCAGGCAAGACCAGCTATGACCATCTGTTGCCAAGTGTGGACTTTGACATAGCCCTGCGTGAAGACCTGAAAGCGCGTGCGTCTTACAGCAAAACTATCGCCCGCGCCGGTTTTGGTGACCTGCAAGCGTCGGTCAGCAACTACGGCACTATCGGCTCAACCTATTTAGGTTCACGCCCAACCGCTAACGAAGGCAACCCGGAACTGGTTCCGCTGGAATCGAACAACTTCGACGTTTCCTTGGAGTGGTACTACGATGACTCCAGCTATGCGTCTGTGGGTTTCTTTGAGAAGCGTGTAGATAATTTTGTGGGCACCGAGCAAATTGATAAAAATCACTTTGGCGTATTGGATCAAACCAACGGTCCACGTGCTGAAGCTGCTGCTGAAGCCTTGATTTCGCGTAATATCCCGGTAGATGACACATCGCTGTTTGTGATGATGGCCGTATTGGATAATCCAACCGCATTCCCCGGTGGCGCGAATGATTACGTCAACTCATCGCAATTCCAGATTGATGTTGCTACCGCCTACGACCTGATCCCGGTTGCTGGCGATCCGGAAATGGTATTCCGTACCGCTACTCCGGTTAACAACAAACAAGCCAAAATCTACGGCGCTGAATTTGCTGTACAGCACTTCTTTGGCGAAACAGGTTTTGGTGTGCAAGCGAACTACACCGTGGTACGCGGCGACATTGGTTTTAGCGATGAAACCGACCCAAGCGTATCGCAGTTTGCATTGACCGGTCTGAGCGACACCGCGAACATAGTCGGTATCTATGAAAACGATGCGTTCCAGGCACGTCTTGCTTACAACTGGCGCGACAGCTACCTCAACCAAACTAACCGCGGCAACTCCAAGAACCCGCTGTACGTAGAGGCCTATTCTCAAATTGACCTCAACGTTAGCTACAATGTTAACGAACAATTGACCGTGTTCTTTGAAGGCCTGAACCTGACTGAAGAAAATATTCGTCACTACGGCCGTTCAGAAAGTCAATTGTGGTACCTTGAAGACTTGGGTGCTCGTTATCAAATTGGTGCGCGTTATAACTTCTAA
- a CDS encoding YheV family putative zinc ribbon protein has protein sequence MAYSSKRRFVAGAVCPRCSEMDKLVVYSEEGKDYRECVACGFKDEMRFKFATRELETRVNQTDDEKSEVQVVNILPFPADKSDK, from the coding sequence ATGGCTTACAGCAGCAAACGCCGTTTTGTAGCGGGCGCCGTGTGCCCGCGCTGTTCGGAAATGGATAAGCTCGTGGTGTACAGCGAAGAGGGTAAAGACTATCGCGAATGTGTCGCCTGCGGTTTCAAGGATGAAATGCGTTTTAAATTTGCAACGCGCGAATTGGAGACGCGGGTTAATCAAACCGATGATGAAAAAAGTGAAGTACAAGTGGTAAACATCCTGCCATTCCCTGCAGATAAATCTGATAAATAA
- the prlC gene encoding oligopeptidase A: MTNPLLASHRLPPFSAIKANHVTPAISELIAQGRAQLAQLLADLPSPSWDTLVAPLEEQGDKLDQAWAPVSHLNSVANSDELRAAYTESVALLTEYSTEFSQNEALYNAYQQLADSKEFAQLPQAQQQTINNALRDFRLGGVALNAADKKRFGEIQKRLSELSTQFSNNVLDATQAWFKQFDNADALAGLPDSALAQAAQTAAQKNLSGYVITLDFPSYYAVIMYADNRALREEIYTAYVTRASAAGQKADGSSAAEWDNSALIAETLALRHELAQLLGFANYAERSLASKMAQSTEQVIQFLNELGQKSKPFAERDYAELRAFAAAQGCADLQAWDTTYYSEKLRVEKYAVSQEELRPYFPAEKVIAGMFEIVKRLFGIEVKQVSEFDTYHPDVRFYHIEKNGTQVASFYLDMFARDKKRGGAWMADCRVRRKTATGVQLPVAFLTCNFTPPVGSKPSLLTHDEVTTLFHEFGHGLHHMLTQIDVAAVSGINGVVWDAVELPSQFMENWCWEPEAIPLISGHYETGEPLPQALLDKMLAAKNFQSGLQMIRQIEFSLFDFRLHAEYNPAAPQSAQEVLNQVRDQVAVIKPPAFNRFENSFSHIFAGGYAAGYYSYKWAEVLSADAYSRFEEEGIFNAQTGASFLQEILQQGGSKAPMELFKQFRGREPEIAALLRHSGITPSNIPGEAA, encoded by the coding sequence ATGACCAATCCCCTGTTAGCTTCCCACCGCTTGCCGCCCTTCAGCGCCATCAAAGCGAACCACGTCACCCCGGCGATTAGCGAATTGATTGCGCAAGGGCGCGCGCAACTGGCGCAATTGCTCGCTGATTTACCCAGCCCGAGTTGGGATACTTTGGTCGCACCGTTGGAAGAACAAGGCGATAAATTGGACCAGGCCTGGGCGCCGGTCAGCCATTTAAATTCGGTTGCCAATAGCGATGAACTGCGTGCGGCCTATACCGAGAGCGTGGCGCTGCTCACCGAATACTCCACCGAGTTCAGCCAAAACGAAGCACTCTATAACGCCTACCAACAGCTGGCGGACAGCAAAGAATTTGCGCAGTTGCCTCAGGCGCAGCAGCAGACAATCAATAACGCCCTGCGCGATTTTCGCCTGGGTGGTGTGGCGTTAAATGCAGCGGATAAAAAACGTTTTGGCGAGATCCAAAAACGCCTGTCGGAACTTTCCACGCAATTTTCCAACAACGTCTTGGATGCAACCCAAGCCTGGTTTAAACAATTTGATAATGCCGACGCGCTCGCTGGATTACCTGACTCCGCACTCGCCCAAGCGGCGCAAACCGCCGCGCAAAAAAATCTCAGCGGTTATGTGATCACGCTCGATTTTCCGTCCTACTACGCGGTGATTATGTATGCGGACAATCGCGCATTGCGCGAAGAAATTTATACCGCCTATGTCACCCGCGCCTCCGCTGCTGGCCAAAAAGCCGATGGCTCCTCTGCCGCTGAATGGGACAACAGCGCGCTAATTGCCGAGACTCTGGCGCTGCGCCACGAACTGGCGCAACTGCTCGGATTTGCAAATTATGCGGAGCGTTCACTGGCGAGCAAAATGGCACAATCCACTGAACAGGTGATCCAGTTTCTAAATGAACTCGGGCAAAAATCCAAACCTTTTGCCGAGCGCGATTACGCCGAGTTGCGCGCTTTTGCCGCCGCGCAGGGCTGTGCTGATTTACAGGCCTGGGATACCACTTATTACAGCGAAAAATTGCGCGTGGAAAAATACGCCGTATCGCAAGAAGAATTGCGCCCTTATTTTCCGGCGGAAAAAGTAATCGCCGGTATGTTTGAAATCGTCAAACGTTTGTTTGGCATCGAGGTAAAACAAGTTTCCGAATTTGATACTTATCATCCGGACGTGCGTTTTTATCACATCGAAAAAAATGGCACACAAGTGGCGAGTTTTTATTTGGATATGTTTGCGCGCGACAAAAAACGCGGCGGCGCCTGGATGGCCGATTGCCGCGTGCGGCGCAAAACCGCAACCGGTGTGCAATTGCCGGTGGCGTTTTTAACCTGCAACTTTACACCGCCGGTCGGCAGCAAACCGTCGCTACTTACACACGATGAAGTCACCACCCTGTTCCATGAATTCGGCCACGGTTTACATCACATGCTTACCCAAATTGATGTGGCGGCAGTGAGTGGCATTAATGGTGTGGTCTGGGATGCGGTGGAATTACCAAGCCAATTTATGGAGAACTGGTGCTGGGAACCGGAGGCGATTCCATTAATTTCCGGCCACTATGAAACCGGTGAACCACTGCCACAAGCCTTGCTGGATAAAATGCTCGCCGCCAAAAATTTCCAATCCGGTTTGCAAATGATTCGCCAGATCGAATTTTCGCTATTCGATTTCCGCTTGCACGCCGAATACAACCCGGCCGCACCGCAATCGGCGCAGGAGGTGTTAAACCAGGTGCGCGATCAAGTCGCGGTGATCAAACCGCCGGCGTTTAATCGCTTTGAAAATAGTTTCAGCCATATTTTTGCCGGTGGTTATGCGGCGGGCTATTACAGCTATAAATGGGCTGAAGTGTTGTCGGCCGATGCCTACTCGCGTTTTGAAGAGGAGGGCATTTTTAATGCGCAAACCGGCGCCAGTTTTCTGCAAGAAATTTTGCAGCAAGGTGGCAGCAAAGCGCCGATGGAGTTGTTCAAACAATTCCGCGGGCGTGAACCCGAAATAGCGGCGCTGTTGCGTCACTCGGGCATTACACCCAGCAATATTCCAGGGGAGGCAGCTTAA
- a CDS encoding gamma carbonic anhydrase family protein, with amino-acid sequence MGAIRRFQGHRPQLGARVLVDESAVVIGDVVLGDDSSVWPCVVIRGDMHKIRIGQRTSVQDGSVLHITHASDYNPAGHPLIIGDDVTVGHSVCLHGCTIGNRVLIGIGSTILDGAVVEDEVVIGAGSLVPPGKRLESGFMYMGTPVKQIRPLKETEKSFFLYSANNYVKLKNTYLSES; translated from the coding sequence ATGGGCGCAATAAGAAGATTCCAAGGTCATCGACCGCAATTAGGGGCGCGGGTATTGGTGGATGAATCTGCCGTGGTGATTGGCGATGTGGTGTTGGGCGATGACTCTTCCGTCTGGCCCTGTGTGGTGATTCGCGGCGATATGCACAAAATCCGCATCGGCCAGCGCACCAGTGTGCAGGACGGCTCGGTGCTGCACATCACCCACGCCAGTGATTACAACCCCGCCGGTCATCCGCTCATCATTGGCGATGATGTGACCGTGGGCCATTCGGTGTGTTTACACGGTTGCACGATTGGCAATCGCGTACTGATCGGCATAGGTTCGACTATCCTTGATGGAGCGGTAGTGGAAGATGAGGTGGTGATCGGCGCTGGTTCACTGGTGCCGCCGGGCAAACGCCTTGAGTCAGGTTTTATGTATATGGGCACCCCGGTCAAACAGATTCGCCCGTTGAAAGAAACGGAAAAAAGCTTTTTCCTCTACTCTGCCAATAACTACGTAAAGCTCAAAAATACTTATCTCAGCGAAAGCTAA